The Phoenix dactylifera cultivar Barhee BC4 chromosome 9, palm_55x_up_171113_PBpolish2nd_filt_p, whole genome shotgun sequence genome window below encodes:
- the LOC103697083 gene encoding 14-3-3-like protein D: protein MASQRERENYVYVAKLAEQAERYDEMVESMKNVAKLDVELTVEERNLLSVGYKNVIGARRASWRILSSIEQKEETRGNEQHVKRIREYRQKVESELSNICSDIMTVMDEHLIPSSTAGESSVFYYKMKGDYYRYLAEFKTGSERREAAEQSLKAYQTATSTAEADLSPTHPIRLGLALNFSVFYYEIMNSPERACHLAKQAFDEAISELDTLSEESYKDSTLIMQLLRDNLTLWTSDIPEDGVEDTREEGTGKAGAAEDAQ, encoded by the exons ATGGCATCGCAGAGGGAGCGTGAAAACTACGTCTACGTCGCCAAACTCGCCGAGCAAGCGGAGCGCTACGACG AGATGGTGGAATCGATGAAGAACGTGGCGAAGCTCGACGTGGAGCTGACCGTGGAGGAGAGGAACCTGCTCTCCGTGGGGTACAAGAACGTGATTGGGGCGAGGAGGGCGTCTTGGAGGATCCTCTCCTCGATCGAGCAGAAGGAGGAGACGAGGGGGAACGAGCAGCACGTGAAGAGGATCCGGGAGTACCGCCAGAAGGTGGAGTCGGAGCTCTCCAACATCTGCAGCGACATTATGACCGTGATGGACGAGCATCTCATCCCGTCGTCCACTGCCGGGGAGTCCTCCGTGTTTTACTACAAGAT GAAAGGAGATTACTATCGTTACTTGGCAGAGTTCAAGACTGGCAGTGAGAGGAGAGAGGCTGCAGAACAATCTCTTAAGGCCTATCAG ACGGCTACCAGTACAGCTGAGGCAGATCTGTCTCCCACACACCCAATTCGTCTGGGTTTGGCATTGAACTTCTCCGTCTTTTATTATGAGATTATGAATTCACCTGAAAG GGCCTGCCACCTTGCCAAGCAAGCTTTTGATGAGGCCATCTCTGAGCTTGATACGCTGAGTGAGGAATCTTACAAAGATAGCACATTGATTATGCAACTCTTGCGGGATAATCTCACCTTGTGGACCTCTGACATTCCAGAGGATGGAG TAGAAGATACGAGGGAGGAGGGCACCGGGAAGGCTGGTGCAGCCGAGGACGCACAG TGA